AGAGTGTTCATTTGCTCATGTTTAATATCTGTATCAATATAACCAAAATTACTATTTGTTTATGATTAGTCttatatatattcaatatatatattacatgaattgtttttatttttataggaTATCAAccattttatatgttttcattAAATCTTTTCTACTCACAGTAgcattgtcattttaaaatatgtgaCTAAAATCTTTGCATGTACTTGCTGTAATTAGGAAGGAGCTGTTTTGCTCTTTTTTAATACTATTTAGTTTCATACCTTAAAAAGACAAAGTTTAAAcaacaaatcaaaaaaaaaaactaaatcaatttaaaaaaaaatcaccggtAGATAAACATAAAGAGCtcaaaagaatatataaatagaaCCCGTCACAGATTGAGATACTACCATCCAACAAACTAGTTTTTATACTAATTTTCAAGGCGTAAGCATTACTGAGCATCATTGAGTAGTTGTTGCAGTTAAGGAGAACATGACGAGCTAAGGAGGACTGTGATCTCTTCTTATCGCTTCCACACTATTTTGAAAGTGAAAATAATGCAATGGATACAAGATAGCATCATGAGCATGAAAGAAGGAGGCCATAAAGATGACACACTTATGTCGCATATTTACCATCAATATGGAAGATTCAAAATTAGGGCCAAATTGTTAAAACATAAGCTCGGATCCTTGAAACTGACTCTTCTTTTATCTATAGTAGCGGCTTGAGAAGAACTTAGATTTTGGGGATCTGTCTCTATAAGATAAATTCCCACCAATTCTGACCTATGATAGCCTAACAGTGACCATTAACTTATTAAACAGAAGGGTGGGGGGAAAAACCTGCTACCAAACCGTCGAGGAGGTTAagcaaataaacaaaacataaaaaccgTCGCTCCACAAGGATCTGGAACTTACGACCGTCGCTCCACCAGGAACCAACAACTCAAAAACTCGGATCATAATCCATATAAAAACCCGAGTAGACAAACTCAACTCGTCGAAAATCACTGGATCTGCTCGTCAGCTACCAAATCTGACCCAAGAAGAACTAAACTCAACTCACCATGACCACAAAATACATACAAATAATACGAGAGGATAACATAGAGGAGCAAAAGACAAGAGAAGAATGGAGAAAAAGAAACGGCTGGTTCCTAGCGACCGGGGGTAGGAGGCGGTGGCCGCCATAGATAGAAGAGAGACTACGGTTTCCAACTAAGTTACAGTTAATGAAATAGAAGACGACGTGGAGCGTTTTTCGTTTCGTAATGGAATCATAATTAGCTACAATCAATGAAATCAACTAAGTTACAATCAACTCAGTTGCAATAAAGGAAATTGACTAGAGATAGAAGAAGAGCGGTTTCCGTTTGGTAATGGAATCATAATTAGCTACAATCAATGAAAATATTGTAGTATAGTTTTAACCACTAACTAAATACTGCAAGTACACAATAGTAAGCTGTAATACTTAAAGATACAATCCACCAAAACAAAAGTTATATTATGACTTTTCGAGGGTAGAGTTAAGCTAGAACCAAAAAGGATTTTGTTGTGTTATCTAATTGTAGAGAGAATGTAAAGACTACGTAACAACTGGATTAAAATTGCTAGGTTTACAGGCAATTCACAAGAAACACAAATTGACAGATGATTCTCAATAAGGAATGCATTAAGAAACGTTCTAGAACTCAAATATCTTAATTAGACTAGCTTACTTCTAGTACTAAACCTTATGTATTAGAATACTAAAGACTAACTTCTGTTGAATTTCAGAATCTAAACATACAATAAGAAAAAGTTTGATAGGTTCATGAAACTCCCTAACATCAACTTCCACATGCTAAGAATATTTCGCTCATTCTAGGTTCATTCAAACATTTAATCGAACAATTTTGATGTGTTAAACATCTTAATATCATAAACTAGGTGATCAATTTAATTGAGCGTTAAGAACAACTTAGATGAAGAAACCAATAGATAATTCCACATTCTAACAAATCATAATCATCAATCCATGAAttctcttaaaccctaaatctaactaGACATTTACTTAAACATAAAGATTGAAGCGCATGAAATCACTAAAGTAGCAATAGAAATCAATAAAAAGAGGTTCAGAAAGCTTCTCTAGAAACATAGTAGGGAATCGTCTCTCCAAAACTCTTAGGTTGTCTAAACATGCTACTTAGAAACATAACATAAATAGTAGTCTCCAAGATGACTAAAAATAGGGTTTTTTATGCCTTAGgtcatttttgttaaaaaaaatgaattggaccgtcaatttttttttcaaccggTCGCATGAAAGTGATTTGGATTGGTTTCTCTGACTGGTTGAAACCCTGCGAACCTTCAGTCAGGTCTGGAAAATGCTGTCTGGACAGGTTGCTCTGTCAGGTTGGACATATACAAACCTTCAACCAGGTATGTGAAGTGGTGTATATGACTGATTGTACTGGCCAGTAGATTGGCTCTCGACACCAACAATGGTTTCTTGTGTTTTTAGCTCCATTCTCATTCTTTTCTGCCTATATTCCAAAGTTATACCTGAAATATTTCTAAAACACTAAAACCACCGAAATCAACTCAAAAACTCGATAAAAGActcaaattataatttaaaacaatgtTTAAACCCCCTTAAAAACAAGATATATCAATACTCTGTTTCTATCATTTGTCCATGTAATTCCATTCGGGAAACCAATTTGTCAAGGGCGTAACAATTGTGGCAGAGAACTTAACCAATTTAAACCGTATTTAGATATAACAAATAAACAATCGAAACAAATATTGAAGCGTTGTTAGCTTTCATTGTTTGTGCGTTTGATTTCacattcatatatcttgaaaaacaaaacattatgaaaatattttggagGGAAAAtacgattttacggttttggtggaaaacatAAGTTAACAATTTCAGATGGAAAATACGAATTTATGGTTTTGGTAGAAAACATGATTTCACATTTATGGTGGGAAAATacgattttacagttttgacagaaaatatgattttgcggttttggtggaaaactcATTCTTACAGTTTAAACGGAAAACATGATTttccaattaaaaaatattatttcataattacaGTAACttatttaattaacttttatatttgtattgaaGAATTTTAGATCTTTTGGATTTTGAAATGCAAATGTTACATCCaaactctatttttttatcttaaataactataaattattGATTTTGTATCCAGATCAAACATCTAAAAGTTGATGCAATTGTTTCCAAACGAACATCTGAATATTTTGCATCCAAATATgttgttttgataaaaaaaaaaaaaaagagaaatttatTAGGATAgccatttttagtttattttcacaaaaaaaagttttcaatgaaattttattaagggataaaaatacatttataccctaaagttaactaatctagactcatagtttagagttaaggggtggagttttgaGAATAtggctttaaattttaaaaaataaatattaaaattttcaaaataaaaaaggctattttgtcattttcttccttaaatgttatttttgtgacaaaaacttaaaaaaattattcgaGAGAATTGCCTAAAAAAATGAACATAAATTTAGTAGgatttataaaatacttatttctcCAACCAAAAATTCCCATGTCTGAATCAGCCCGCGTTTTTTGAAGAATCCTGCACTCATGGGCATATGGACGTAGACCCATCGGGTAGGAATAATCAGGTCCGGTCTCGGAGAGGTTGGCAGGGCGTTTCCACCCTCTTGAGCAATACATGATTTATCTGATGGCAGCTCTAGGTGCTTCCGGGAGGCTATCTAGAAAAGATTCAGGTGGTTTAAGACTGAAGAGCGACTATGAGGATATGTTTTCATACCAAAATATGTTTCGGTAGAAAAATAAATGCCTATTGTTAAAAGATAATACTTGTTATAagataatattaaaattgatgATTATCCTTTTAGTATTAGTTTAATGTTTGTTTGTAAAATATCTGATTTAGACCGACAACTTCCACTCCTATAAATAGGACTTTGCAGTAAGGAAGTTGTGATAAGAAAAATCACTTTCAGTTTTTCTATCTCGTTTGTTTCCACCATTTCTATTTCCTTACTatacaaaaacataataataataataattacatattacgttatcagcacgaggcCCTGACCAACTGAGGCTTATCAATCCGAAAGTTCTTAAACCAGCCgaggtaatgtttaaatttatgtatttcaatatatttaatttatttaaattttattattatttcggaGTGAGAGGCTGGACCTTCTCCGTTTATTTTTCGGGATGATAGGCGCTGCCTTCCCCGACTGATCGTTATGGTAGGCTATGCCTTCACGATCAGAGAAACACGTGGTAGGCTTTGCCTCcgtgaataaaaataaaaggtcaaaaatggcagactaagtctcctcggaccttgaaataagtaaaagtcaaaatggtagaccatgtctcctcggactttgaaaaatgatcaatatggtagtcTATGACTCCTCGGATCATGTGGTAGGCTGAGCCTCccaattttatttatgctatttaaatttctgcaatttaaatttatgcaatttaagtttatgcttttattttatgtctttaatttttgcatttaaattatgcatttaaattcctgtttttacaatatttataatattattctatGAATACAGTTATCATGTCGAATTTGACAAAGCTCGAAATTAATGCCCTGGATATTACGGGAAATAATTATGACCTGGGCAGTGGGTGCAAAGATGCACCTGAGAGGAAGCGGGCTTTTGGAAACCATAGATAGTTCAAAAACGGTGTCGGATGAGAAAAAGGCTAAAGCCATGATATTTTTACGACATCACATCCATGATGGTTTAAAGGATGAATATATTACGAAagaggatccttgtgacctcTGGAAATCTTTAAAAGAGAGGTTCGATCACCAGAAATATGTGATCTTACCGAAAGCTAAACACGAGTGGATCCATCTCCGGTTCCAGGATTACAAAAGTGTTAGTGAGTTTAATTCCGCGATGTTCAGAATTACTTCGAGGATGATGTTATGTGGAGAGAAAATAAGTGATTATGATATGATCGAGAAAACTCTCTCCACGTTCCATCCTGAAAATGTAATCCTGCAGCAACAGTACCGGGTGAATGGATATACCCGTTACTCGGAGTTGATGCAAGTCCTCCTTGTAGCGGAGCAGAATAATCAACTCGTGACTTTAAACCATCAAGCTCGTCCCACTGGATCTGCTCCATTCCCTGAAGCGAATGTTGCATCATCCAATTATGATAATAGAAGAGGGCGAGGTCGTGGACGTGGTGGAAACCGTTATcatggtcgtggaagaggacgaggaagaagattccgtccctatgatgaaagaaataataaagactTCCACGAAAATGAAAGGAATGAAAAGGGCCAGGATGATAAAAGGCAAACAGGAAAGGTTTGCTACAGATGCGGCATGAAAGGTCATTGGGTACGTAATTGTCGTACGCCAAAACATTTAGCCGATCTATATAGAGAATCCCAAAAGggaaaagagaaaggaagaggTGAAACAAACTTCATCTCTGATGAACCTGGGCCATCCTTTCATGGTTTGAACGATGATACTCATCTCGACGTATCAGACTTTCTGGTTGAGCCAGAGAGTATCGATGAGTGATGTAGATCGATGTGATATAAATAAACTGTATTATAGTATCTATATCTTTTGTTGTAAGATATATGTTATGTTTGTCATGtttgatgtttaataatatatgttttatgaatattttataatcaGAAAATGCCAAACTTTGAGACTATGGATGGAGATCTGTGTTTGGCAGATAGTGCGTCAACGCACACAATAattaaagataagaaatattttttcagTCTCAAAATAAAAGATTACGCTGGAAGCGTAAGTACAATATCTGGTAATGCAAAGATTATTATGGGCTCTGGAAGAGCGAAATTTTCAATGCCAGGGGGAACAATATTTGAAATAAGTGATGCATTGTATTCCCCCGAGTCTCATAGAAACTTGTTAAGTTTTAAGGATATCCGAAGAAATGGATATCATATTGAGACTATGAGTAAAGATGGCATTGAATTTCTTTGCATTAAGTCCGAGAGGAAACATATATTGGAAGAATTAAGAATGTTATCCTCTGGACTATATTGTACGAAAATAACCATGACTGAGTCCTATGCCGTGGTAAACATGAAGTTTACTGATACATTTAAGATTTGGCATGAGAGGCTAGGACATCCTGGTTCAGTCATGATGAGAAAGATAGTGCAAAATTCGAAGGGCGAATTTACATGCAATGCATGTTCTCAAGGGAAACTTATAACTCGGCCATCACCAGCAAAAGTAGGCAATGAATCACCAATGTTTTTagaaagaatacatggtgatatatgtgggcCGATCCACCCACCGTGCGGGCCATTTAAGTATTTCATGATATTGATTGACGCATCTAGTAGATGGTCAAGTGTGTCTCTTTTGACGACACGAAATACGGCTTTCGCAAAGTTCATTGCCCAAATAATAAAGCTGAGAACGCAGTTCTCAGAGTATGCCATTAAGAAAGTAAGGCTTGATAATTCTGGTGAATTTACATCACAAGCCTttgatgattattgtatgtcaaTGGGGATTGATGTGGAGCATCCAGTTCCCCATGTGCATACACAAAATGGCATGGCCGAGTCATTGATAAAACGGTTGcagttgattgcaagaccattagTCTTGAGAACGAAGCTTCCAAtttctgtatggggacatgctatatTGCATGCGGCTGCACTGGTTCGGTTAAGACCGAGTGCATATCATAAGTACTCCCCATTACAATTGGCATCTGGGCAAGAGCCAGATGTATCCCATctccgtgtctttgggtgtgcggTCTATGTTCCGATAGCTccgccacaaagaacaaaaatgggCCCACAAAGgaggttgggaatatatgtggGTTATACGTCACCAAGTATAATAAGATATCTGGAACCAGTAACTGGTGATATGTTTACGGCAAGGTTTGCCGATTGCCATTTTAATGAGGATGAATTTCCAGCGTTAGGGGGAGGAATTGGTAAAATTCCTCAAGAGGTTACATGGTGTACACCGTCGTTGTTAAACCTTGATCCCCCTATGAATCAAAGAGAACTGGAAGTTcagaaaattgtgcatttgcataatttggcaaACCAGTTACCAGATGCGTTCACAGATACAAGAAGGGTGACGAAGTCATGTATACCCgctgaaaatgttccatcaagagttgatgttcctaaagaacaaactgatggaaataaaatgaatgaacctagggttcagttaaagagggggaggccagcgggttctaaagataaaaatccccgaaagaaaaagaaattggatGAACAAAGTAAGATTCTAGAAAAACCTGATAttgaaagatgtctgaaagaagacataaatGAAAAGGTTCTagaagaacctgatactgaaaaatgtctgaaagaagacatagATAAAGATGGTCCAAATGACGAGAAGGGAACagaaaagtatgagatttccatcaactacgCCCGAGATGAAAAGTTATGGATCagaaataagataaaagatgttgatggaatgttctccttttctgtgtctaaagagatcgatcatgaaaatgatgatcccgATCCAAGGTCCATTTTAGAATGTCAAAAAGGACATGATTGGGAGGAGTGGAAGAAGgccattcaaattgaattactctccctaaataaaagaaatgtctttggacctataGTCATAACGCCTGAGAACGTAAATCCtgttgggtataagtgggtattcgtgagaaaagtaaatgagaaaaatgaagtaacacgatataaagcccgattagttgcccaaggtttttctcagagaccgggaattgattttgaggaaacatattccccggtaatggatgcaattacgtttagatttttgatgagcctaacggcatctaaaaatcttgaaatgcatcttatggacgttgtgactgcatatttgtatggatcgttgga
This region of Brassica napus cultivar Da-Ae chromosome C5, Da-Ae, whole genome shotgun sequence genomic DNA includes:
- the LOC106355760 gene encoding uncharacterized protein LOC106355760 — translated: MTWAVGAKMHLRGSGLLETIDSSKTVSDEKKAKAMIFLRHHIHDGLKDEYITKEDPCDLWKSLKERFDHQKYVILPKAKHEWIHLRFQDYKSVSEFNSAMFRITSRMMLCGEKISDYDMIEKTLSTFHPENVILQQQYRVNGYTRYSELMQVLLVAEQNNQLVTLNHQARPTGSAPFPEANVASSNYDNRRGRGRGRGGNRYHADLYRESQKGKEKGRGETNFISDEPGPSFHGLNDDTHLDVSDFLVEPESIDE